The DNA window TCCAGCAAAGCACCCGCCCGACCGCATGGGCGGAGTGGTTCGCCAGCGTTGACACTAAGGTCGGTAATCCTCTGCGCGGCCCCCGCTTCGAGCAATTCGCCATGGTGGCCCAGGCCGCGGCGGCGGGCTTGGGCGCTGCCCTCATTCCGCATTTCCTGATCGCGGACGAACTCGCCTCAGGACGCCTCGAGATCCTGTTTCCTCATACTCTCGCCAGCGGCGGCGCGTATTATCTCGTCTATCCGGAGCATAAGGCAGAGACGCCGCTCCTGCGCTCCTTCCGCGACTGGATCCTGGAGAGGATCCGTCAGGGATAGACCCGCTTCGGCTTCATGGTGCGGAAGCTCAAGGTGAAAGCCACTATTCCGCAGACCACGATGGCACTGACCATCGAGAGAGGCGTGCCGTTGTAGAAGGTGCTGACCAGCACGATGATCACGGCACCCGTGCTGAGCTGCAGGGTACCCATGAGCGCCGAAGCGGTGCCGGCTACGGGGCCATGCTCCTCAAGCGCCAGCACGGCGGTCGAGGGAATGACATAGCCGAGACAGCCGAAGGAGACGAAGAGCAGCCCCCATAGAATATAGGCGTTGTCGACACCGAGGACCGTGAGCACGAACAGCAGGATCACCAAGGCAGCAAAGGCCGAGATGGCGGTTCTCACGACCCGCTCGGCTCCGAAACGCCGCATGAAGAAGCTGTTGAATTGCGCACTGCCGATGAACGCGATGGCATTCGAGGCGAAGACCAGGCTGTACGCCGAGGGCGTCAGACCGAAATGCTCGATGAAGATCACCGATGATCCGGCAAGATAAGCAAAAAAGCTCGCTTGGCTGAAGCCGCCGATGAAGGCAAGTCCCAGAAAACGGCGGTCCTTAAGAAGACTTCTATAGGTGGCGAAGGCCTGCGCGATGCCATTCCCCCCAGCATTCGACCGGTGAGTTTCAGGCAGAAGGAAAACGACGACGGCGAGACCCGCGAGGCCGATGGTCGCAATGGCCCAGAAGATGGCCCGCCAGCTGAAGAATGCCGTCAGAGTGCTGCCGGCGAGGGGCGCCAGAATGGGCGAGACGCTGAAGACGAGCATGGTCGTTGCCATCAGGCGGGCTGCCTCGTGCCCGGTATGCAGATCACGAATGATCGCCCGTGGGATCACCATGGCGGCGCAGGAGCCGACGCCCTGGAGGAATCGGAACGCGATGAGCGTCTCGACATTCGGCGCGAAACTGCACCCGATACCTGCCAGGACGAAGAGCCACAGTCCGAAATAGAGCGGCGACTTGCGGCCGAACCGGTCGGAGAGCGGCCCATAGGCGATCTGACAGACTGCGACCGCCAGGAAGAAGCTCATCAGGCTCATCTGCACGGCACTGACGTCAACCTGGAATTCTCGGGCGATGGCCGGAAAGGACGGCAGGTACATGTCGATGGCGAAGGGCCCGACGGCCGAGAGCATGCCGAGGACGAGCGCATTGCGCAAAAAGGCGGATTTCATGGAAAACGGCTTTCCTAGGCCCCGACCGGAGAGCCGGGATAGAGAAAACGGCCCGCCCACGGCAGGAACGGGTCAGGCAATGCGGGCAAAGGGGACCCGAGAGCGCCTCGGGCCGTGAGAACCGGAGGCGTGCAGCTTGTAAGCCTTCCAAGGCGTGGGTTCAAGACAGTCGTCATCGACGGCCGGATTATAGTCCGCTCGACCATAATGCTTACGGTTCGTTAACCATGAATGGTCATAGCTGATTAACCATCCAGTGGGATGAGCTGATCCGCAACGACCTGTCCCTGTGGGCGGCCGGCACCAGAGTTATCAAAGTTCTTCATGACCGCCTCGATCCCTTCGCATCAGACGAATCTGAGTGTTTCGCGATCCGCATCACGGTCGGGTTCCATCGGTCGAAACGCAGTCAAGCTTCGTAAGCTCAGAGATTTCCTTGCAGCTGGTGCCGCTCTGATGATGGTTGCCGCTTGCGCGGGCCGGTCGGATCTGGGATTTGCAAGCCTCATGGCAGAGGTTCCGGCAACCCGCGCAGTCGT is part of the Microvirga terrae genome and encodes:
- a CDS encoding multidrug effflux MFS transporter yields the protein MKSAFLRNALVLGMLSAVGPFAIDMYLPSFPAIAREFQVDVSAVQMSLMSFFLAVAVCQIAYGPLSDRFGRKSPLYFGLWLFVLAGIGCSFAPNVETLIAFRFLQGVGSCAAMVIPRAIIRDLHTGHEAARLMATTMLVFSVSPILAPLAGSTLTAFFSWRAIFWAIATIGLAGLAVVVFLLPETHRSNAGGNGIAQAFATYRSLLKDRRFLGLAFIGGFSQASFFAYLAGSSVIFIEHFGLTPSAYSLVFASNAIAFIGSAQFNSFFMRRFGAERVVRTAISAFAALVILLFVLTVLGVDNAYILWGLLFVSFGCLGYVIPSTAVLALEEHGPVAGTASALMGTLQLSTGAVIIVLVSTFYNGTPLSMVSAIVVCGIVAFTLSFRTMKPKRVYP